The segment AAAAGAAATGTCTCGGTAAAATGGGTGATATCAGCAAAGGGCAAGGTAGAACGGTTTTATTTGTGAGTCATAATATGGCTGCTGTAAAAAGTTTTTGTTCCAGAGGAATTGTTTTAGAAAACGGTTTGATTAAAAAGAATGATACCGTTGAGAGTGCTGTAGGATATTATCTAATGGGAAATTCAGCCTCATTAAATCAGAGGCAGTTCACAACAGAATTCGATACTATTGATTTTACCATACATTCATTAGCAGTAAATGTTGTCGACGATATTGAAAATGTTATTTTAGATGAGTATCAGGAAATAGAACTTAACGTAGGATTTACGTTGAAGCATGCTCAAAAACATTTGCATGTTACTTTTGTTTTAAATAACGAATACGGAGAACCTTTGTTTACTTTTTCACATATTAATGCAGGCCTGAAGTTAAAGCAAGGATTGAATCATATAAAATGTAAAATGCCCAAAGGATTTTTAAACATAGGTTCTTATTATTTATCCCTTTTTGTTATAGAAGATGCTAAGTCAGTATTGTTTCTGGAAAAAGACATACTCCCTTTTACAATACAAGAAGGAGAAAGGCCTATTGGTTCTTGGATGGGAAAAGAACCGGGTTTTATAAAGCCAATTTTTGATTGGAAAATAAATTAAATTAGTAAAATTATATCATGAAAAGAACCATAAAAAAGATAATCGCTAAGGTTGGATTTCGCATAGTAAATAAAAATTCAAAAGATTTAGTTCAGAATAGCCAGGTTACTTTACTAACCAATTTCTTCCAAACTTTAAAAGAGTTTGGTTTTGATCCAAAACACATTGTAGATGTTGGAGCTAACCATGGCAAATGGACAAGAAATGCTTTGAATTTTTTCCCTGATGCACATTATACAATGGTTGAACCACAACACTGGTTAAGAGATTCCATTGCGGATGTTTTAGATTCAAATGATAAAGTGAAATTGTATCCTTATGGAGCAGGAGAAACCGAAGGAACATTTAATTTTACGGTTATGGATAGTGATGTGAGTTCATCATTCAAATATTCAGAAGAAGAAGCAAAAGCAAATGGTTACAAACAAATTCAATTACCAATTATAACCTTAAATAAATTACTGGCCGAAACCAAGCTGCCAACCCCGGATATTATAAAAATTGATGCTGAAGGAATTGATATTCAGGTATTGAATGGCGCTTCGGATTATTTAGGAAAAACCGAAATTGTTATGGTTGAAGCTGGCGTAATCAATAAAGAATATGATAATAGCTTTATAAAAACTATTAATTATATGGATCAAAAAGGGTATACTCTTTTTGATATTACTGAGTTGAATAGACCTTTTCAAACAAAAGTACTTTGGCTGGTAGAACTTGTTTTTGTGAAAAAAGGAGGCGTTATCGATACTAAAGTAATTGAGGAGAACTAATATTTTCAATACTTTAGAGATGACAAAATATACGATTCTATAGTTTTAGATTTTAACTATGAAGGACAAACTATTAGTTTCAGTTGATATGATAACATACAAGCACGAAGCCTTCATAAAGCAAGCTATCGATGGGGTTTTGATGCAAGAAACTGATTTTGAGTATGATTTAATTATATCCGATGATTGTTCTCCTGATACTACATCACAAATTGTTAATGAAATTATAGCGAATCATCCCAAAGGTCATATTATAAAGTATTTTCGCCACGAAAAAAATTTAGGGATGCAGGAAAATAGTTTTTTTGCATTGCAACAATGTAAAGGGAAATATGTTGCCTTATGTGAAGGAGATGATTTTTGGACAGACAAAACCAAACTTCAAAAACAAATCGACTTTTTAGAGAAAAATCCTGAGTTGAGTTTTTGTTTTCATAAAGCATTTCGGTTTGACTCGGAAAATGAATCACTCAATAAAGTTTATCCCCAAAATTTAAATAAAACCATTTTAAACGAAGAAGACTTCTTTGCAATTCCAACAATTCCAACGGCAAGTGTCGTTTTTTTTAATGATATTAAGTTCCCAAAACTTCTTCATAGTCATCCGGATATGTTGCTTTACGCCACTTTGTTATCCAAAGGGAATGCCGGTTTTATAGATGAGCAAATGTCTTCCTACAGACTTTATAGTCACGGTATTTCTAATAGATATAGCGAAAATTGGTATTTAGAAAGACGAATCAACGAACTGAATATTGAAAAGAAATACCCTGATTTTTCATCAAAAGTCAGAGCCCAAATTGCCAAAATTCACATCAACCACGTGCTTTTGTATTTGAACAGGAATAGAGGTAAGTTGACTTTTGCCCAAAAGAAAAATTATCTGAAGACCATATGTTTTTCAAAATATTTTTATAGAAAATCATTAAAAGAGTATCTTGCACTGTTAAAAACACTGCTGAAGTAATCCGAAAATTGAATATATTTTGAAAAAAAAAATACTGCTTTTTGGACCGATTGGTGATTTTGGAGGAAGAGATATAGAAGTTAATATTATCGCCAAAGCCATTAGTGATCAATATCAAACAGCTGTCTTTTCCAGTATTTACATCACTGGGAATTCCTATGCAATTCAAGGGTTGAAAAAGGTTGATTTTAATTCATTCGAAAAGGAAATCTATAAATCAAATTGGTTTTTAAGGGTTTTGTCCCAAGTGTTTTATTGGAAGAATAAAAAGAAAAAATTGCCTTATGCTTACCTAAAAAACGATATCTCAAACTCTTTTTTTGATTTTGAAAAAGTCCAAAAAAGGATTCTTTTCAATGAACTCAAAAAGACTGATGCTGTAATTGCTTGTGTACAACCAACTTCTTCCTATCTGAAAGAAGCCATAGAAATTTGTCATAAATTAAACAAACCCTTTTTCATCAGAACCA is part of the Flavobacterium sangjuense genome and harbors:
- a CDS encoding ABC transporter ATP-binding protein, which gives rise to MSKPIIHVENLSKAYQIGQIGTGTISRDIERFWLTKILGKDDPFLKIGETNDRSLKGESDIVWSLKDINFEINQGDAVGIIGKNGAGKSTLLKLLSRVTSPTTGEIKVKGRIASLLEVGTGFHPELSGRENIYLNGAILGMRKKEITRKLDEIIDFSGVERYIDTPVKRYSSGMYVRLAFAVAAHLESEILIVDEVLAVGDAEFQKKCLGKMGDISKGQGRTVLFVSHNMAAVKSFCSRGIVLENGLIKKNDTVESAVGYYLMGNSASLNQRQFTTEFDTIDFTIHSLAVNVVDDIENVILDEYQEIELNVGFTLKHAQKHLHVTFVLNNEYGEPLFTFSHINAGLKLKQGLNHIKCKMPKGFLNIGSYYLSLFVIEDAKSVLFLEKDILPFTIQEGERPIGSWMGKEPGFIKPIFDWKIN
- a CDS encoding FkbM family methyltransferase, coding for MKRTIKKIIAKVGFRIVNKNSKDLVQNSQVTLLTNFFQTLKEFGFDPKHIVDVGANHGKWTRNALNFFPDAHYTMVEPQHWLRDSIADVLDSNDKVKLYPYGAGETEGTFNFTVMDSDVSSSFKYSEEEAKANGYKQIQLPIITLNKLLAETKLPTPDIIKIDAEGIDIQVLNGASDYLGKTEIVMVEAGVINKEYDNSFIKTINYMDQKGYTLFDITELNRPFQTKVLWLVELVFVKKGGVIDTKVIEEN
- a CDS encoding glycosyltransferase is translated as MKDKLLVSVDMITYKHEAFIKQAIDGVLMQETDFEYDLIISDDCSPDTTSQIVNEIIANHPKGHIIKYFRHEKNLGMQENSFFALQQCKGKYVALCEGDDFWTDKTKLQKQIDFLEKNPELSFCFHKAFRFDSENESLNKVYPQNLNKTILNEEDFFAIPTIPTASVVFFNDIKFPKLLHSHPDMLLYATLLSKGNAGFIDEQMSSYRLYSHGISNRYSENWYLERRINELNIEKKYPDFSSKVRAQIAKIHINHVLLYLNRNRGKLTFAQKKNYLKTICFSKYFYRKSLKEYLALLKTLLK